The genomic window CCGGGTGCATGTGCCACCCGCGGAATACGACCCGGTTACCTACGAACCGCTGGGCGAGATGGTACCGGTGTCGGCGGTCGGCACCGTCGTTTCCTGGACCTGGCAGCCCGAGCCGTTGGGCGGCGAGCCGCTCGACCGGCCGTTCGCGTGGGCGCTGATCAAGCTCGACGACGCCGACACTCCGCTGATCCACGTCGTCGACGCCGGCGAACCCGACAAGATCAAGACCGGCGCGCGGGTGCATGTGCACTGGGCCGACGAGACGATCGGAGCCATCACCGACATCGCGTATTTCGCACTCGGCGAGGACGCCGAGCCCGAGGGTCCGCCAAGCGACCAGGACCCCGTCACGATGATCGTCACCCCGGTCTCGCTGACGATCCAGCACACCGCCTCGCATGAAGAGAGCGCCTATTTGCGGGCCATCGCCGAAGGCAAGCTGCTGGGCGCCAAGACGGGCAAGACCGGCAAGGTCTACTTCCCGCCGCATGGCGCCGACCCGGCCACCGGCCAGCCGACGACCGAATTCGTCGAATTGCCCGACAAGGGCACGGTGACGACGTTCGCGATCATCAACATCCCATTCCAGGGGCAGCGCATCAAGCCGCCCTATGTGGCGGCCTACGTGCTGCTCGACGGCGCCGACATCCCGTTCCTGCATCTTGTCGCCGACATCGACGCGCACGAGGTGCGGATGGGCATGCGCGTGGAAGCCGTGTGGAAACCCCGCGAGGAGTGGGGTTTTGGCATCGACAACATCGAGTACTTCCGGCCGACCGGTGAGCCGGACGCCGAGTACGACACCTACCGCCACCACCTGTAAAGGCCTATCTGCACATGAGCGAACGCAATGTTGCGGTCGTCGGCTTTGCCCACGCCCCGCATGTCCGCCACACCGACGGCACCACCAACGGCGTCGAGATGTTGATCCCGTGCTTTGGCCAGCTGTACGAGGAGCTGGGCATCTCCAGGACCGACATCGGCTTCTGGTGTTCAGGATCCTCCGATTACCTTGCCGGACGTGCATTTTCGTTTATTTCGGCAATCGACTCGATCGGGGCCGTTCCGCCGATCAACGAGTCGCACGTCGAAATGGACGCCGCCTGGGCGCTTTACGAGGCCTACATCAAGATCCTGACCGGTGAGGTCGACACCGCGCTGGTCTACGGCTTCGGCAAGTCGTCGGCCGGCATCCTGCGGCAGGTGCTGTCGCGCCAGACCGACCCGTACACCGTCGCGCCGCTGTGGCCGGACTCGGTGTCGCTGGCCGGCCTGCAAGCCCGCATCGGGCTGGACAGCGGCAAGTGGTCGGTCCAGCAGATGGCCCAGGTCGCCCTCGACTCGTTCGCCCAGTCCGGGCGCAACGACTCGGTGAAGCCGGCCAAGAGCATCGACGAACTGCTGGAACGGCCGTTCTTCGCCGATCCGCTGCGCCGCCACGACATCGCACCGATCACCGACGGGGCGGCCGCGATCGTGCTCGCTGCCGACGACCGGGCTCGCGAGTTGCGCGAAAACCCAGCCTGGATAACCGGAATCGAGCACCGCATCGAAACCCCCGTGCTCGGCGCGCGTGACCTCACCGTGTCGTCGTCGACCGCGGCTTCGGCCAAGGCGGCCACCGGCGGCAGCACCGGAGGCATCGAGGTGGCCGAGATTCACGCGCCCTTCAGCCACCAGCACCTGATCCTCGCGGAGGCGATCGGGCTTCCGGGGTCGACGAAGGTGAATCCGTCCGGCGGTGCGCTGGCGGCCAACCCAATGTTCGTCGCCGGTTTGGAGCGGATCG from Mycobacterium shigaense includes these protein-coding regions:
- a CDS encoding Zn-ribbon domain-containing OB-fold protein is translated as MTATSSGPTTIDHSEPPLSAPLTLAFDYTRSVGPTLGKFFTALRERRVLGVRGSDGRVHVPPAEYDPVTYEPLGEMVPVSAVGTVVSWTWQPEPLGGEPLDRPFAWALIKLDDADTPLIHVVDAGEPDKIKTGARVHVHWADETIGAITDIAYFALGEDAEPEGPPSDQDPVTMIVTPVSLTIQHTASHEESAYLRAIAEGKLLGAKTGKTGKVYFPPHGADPATGQPTTEFVELPDKGTVTTFAIINIPFQGQRIKPPYVAAYVLLDGADIPFLHLVADIDAHEVRMGMRVEAVWKPREEWGFGIDNIEYFRPTGEPDAEYDTYRHHL
- a CDS encoding thiolase domain-containing protein, coding for MSERNVAVVGFAHAPHVRHTDGTTNGVEMLIPCFGQLYEELGISRTDIGFWCSGSSDYLAGRAFSFISAIDSIGAVPPINESHVEMDAAWALYEAYIKILTGEVDTALVYGFGKSSAGILRQVLSRQTDPYTVAPLWPDSVSLAGLQARIGLDSGKWSVQQMAQVALDSFAQSGRNDSVKPAKSIDELLERPFFADPLRRHDIAPITDGAAAIVLAADDRARELRENPAWITGIEHRIETPVLGARDLTVSSSTAASAKAATGGSTGGIEVAEIHAPFSHQHLILAEAIGLPGSTKVNPSGGALAANPMFVAGLERIGLASQHIWNGSAQRVLAHATSGPALQQNLVAVLEGKN